A single Symbiobacterium thermophilum IAM 14863 DNA region contains:
- a CDS encoding YlmC/YmxH family sporulation protein — protein sequence MAKASDLRKDVIDIRTGRRLGELIDVEIDEKSGRITAIIVPGEGRWFGLWGGGPDIVIPWTKIVCIGPDCILVEIERPMPV from the coding sequence GTGGCCAAGGCATCGGACCTGCGCAAGGACGTGATCGACATCCGGACCGGACGCCGGCTGGGCGAGCTGATCGACGTGGAGATCGACGAGAAGTCCGGCCGGATCACGGCGATCATCGTGCCGGGAGAGGGCCGTTGGTTCGGCCTGTGGGGCGGCGGCCCCGACATCGTGATTCCCTGGACGAAGATCGTCTGCATCGGCCCCGACTGCATCCTGGTCGAGATCGAACGGCCGATGCCGGTCTGA
- a CDS encoding diacylglycerol/lipid kinase family protein — MPRVCFIVNPIAGRGQALERWRQIEPLAARLGEYGVKFTERPGHGTDLARLAIQEGYDRVVSIGGDGTLNEVGNGLVGTNAALAVIPAGRGNDWVRTAGVPTDAAEGCRLAFGGRVARMDVGLAHGYRYFFNAAGFGFDAEVCARVNTYGQRFPKFSYVRGVFDTLFHFTGVPVDVEIDGERRRLNRVLLLEVGIGRYFGGGMQVFPQADIADGLFEIAWGEDLGRLELIRLVSLIYSGRHVGHPKVRMARGRKLTADSPEKVVIQLDGEVVGHLPVTFEILPGALNVVLPG, encoded by the coding sequence ATGCCCCGCGTGTGCTTCATCGTCAACCCCATCGCCGGGCGCGGACAGGCCCTGGAGCGATGGAGACAGATCGAGCCGCTGGCCGCCCGGCTGGGCGAGTACGGCGTCAAGTTCACGGAACGCCCCGGACACGGCACCGACCTGGCCCGACTGGCCATTCAGGAGGGGTACGACCGGGTGGTCTCCATCGGAGGCGATGGCACGCTCAACGAGGTGGGCAACGGCCTGGTGGGCACGAATGCCGCCCTGGCCGTCATCCCCGCGGGCAGGGGCAACGACTGGGTGCGCACCGCGGGCGTCCCGACCGATGCGGCGGAGGGCTGCCGGCTGGCCTTTGGCGGCCGGGTCGCCCGGATGGACGTGGGGCTGGCCCACGGCTACCGGTACTTCTTCAACGCGGCCGGATTCGGTTTCGACGCGGAGGTCTGCGCGCGGGTCAACACCTACGGGCAGCGCTTCCCGAAGTTCAGCTACGTGCGGGGGGTGTTCGACACCCTGTTCCACTTCACCGGCGTGCCGGTGGATGTGGAGATCGACGGCGAGCGGCGCCGGCTGAACCGGGTGCTGCTCCTGGAGGTGGGCATCGGCCGCTACTTCGGCGGCGGGATGCAGGTCTTTCCGCAGGCCGACATCGCCGACGGCCTGTTCGAGATCGCATGGGGCGAAGACCTGGGCCGGCTGGAGCTGATCCGGCTGGTGTCCTTGATCTACAGCGGCCGCCACGTCGGCCACCCGAAGGTGCGAATGGCGCGGGGGCGGAAGCTTACGGCCGACTCGCCGGAGAAGGTGGTCATCCAGCTGGACGGCGAGGTGGTCGGCCACCTGCCGGTCACATTTGAGATCCTGCCGGGCGCGCTGAACGTCGTACTCCCTGGATGA
- the spoIIGA gene encoding sigma-E processing peptidase SpoIIGA has product MSGLPAVRPDVFFLVNFGLDLALLWFAARAARVRYRAWRLWVAALLGAALAVLPVLLPDVPAAAPASPSAGPAPKAGWLFSGAALLAGSAALAWLLVWPGPWAQFAAVLGFFWTGLILSGGLLFLLAERYPALFAAPPAALVAGGAGVALAGAQLLWQAYRERAEVDDGLYELEVRVDGRREVVEGLVDSGNLLRTPVGRMPVAVVEGGRLRSLLPPAVLEAASSGPMGLDGLPAEWQSRCQLVPFAAVGRSDGWLLVIRPDGLSVRPRGRGDWVQVEGRVGLAAGPLDPEGRYAALLPTAMIAAARRAHGRARGRPVEAQSGERGEGRPDVHVR; this is encoded by the coding sequence GTGTCCGGTCTGCCCGCGGTCCGGCCGGATGTGTTCTTCCTGGTCAACTTCGGCCTCGACCTCGCCCTGCTGTGGTTCGCCGCCCGGGCGGCGCGCGTGCGGTACCGCGCGTGGCGGCTGTGGGTGGCTGCCCTGCTGGGAGCGGCCCTGGCGGTGCTGCCTGTCCTGCTGCCGGACGTCCCTGCCGCGGCGCCGGCCTCGCCTTCTGCCGGGCCGGCACCCAAGGCGGGGTGGCTGTTCTCCGGCGCCGCCCTGCTGGCGGGCAGCGCGGCGCTGGCGTGGCTCCTGGTCTGGCCCGGACCCTGGGCGCAGTTCGCCGCCGTGTTGGGCTTCTTCTGGACCGGCCTGATCCTGTCCGGGGGGCTGCTCTTCCTGCTGGCGGAACGCTACCCGGCCCTGTTCGCCGCACCGCCCGCCGCCCTGGTGGCGGGCGGCGCGGGCGTGGCCCTGGCGGGGGCGCAGCTCCTCTGGCAGGCGTACCGGGAAAGGGCCGAGGTGGACGACGGGCTGTACGAACTCGAGGTGCGCGTGGACGGCCGGCGTGAGGTGGTGGAAGGACTGGTGGACTCCGGCAACCTGCTGCGCACGCCCGTCGGCCGGATGCCGGTGGCCGTGGTCGAGGGCGGCCGGCTGCGGAGCCTGCTGCCGCCGGCGGTGCTGGAGGCAGCGTCGTCCGGTCCCATGGGGCTGGACGGGCTGCCGGCCGAGTGGCAGAGCCGGTGCCAGCTGGTGCCCTTCGCCGCGGTGGGGCGGAGCGACGGGTGGCTGCTGGTGATCCGGCCGGACGGCCTCTCGGTCCGCCCGCGGGGACGGGGGGACTGGGTGCAGGTCGAGGGCCGGGTCGGACTGGCGGCGGGTCCGCTGGATCCGGAGGGGCGCTATGCGGCGCTGCTGCCGACTGCGATGATCGCCGCGGCGCGCCGGGCGCACGGCCGTGCCCGAGGGCGTCCCGTGGAGGCACAATCCGGCGAGAGAGGAGAGGGGAGGCCCGATGTACACGTTCGTTAG
- the pgeF gene encoding peptidoglycan editing factor PgeF, with protein sequence MSVATWAEHDGVPVLHLTGLEALGGVRAIFTGRRGGVSQRWGGGLNWSLSVGDRPEDVRENRRRTLAILGLAPGSAFMGGLVHGNRVVAVRADGCDPTDDSRNRADDVRVIPGADGLITDRQGIALVITAADCVPVYLYDPVRRVIGVVHAGWRGTVAGVAAEAVRAMREHYGCDPADIHAAIGPSIGPCCYEVDEAVAGPVRQHFGDGAEGLLRPSARAGRHMLDLWAANRLDLTSAGVGQVHVAGACTACQRDRFFSHRAEAGGAGRGAAIILLSQSVKGGSPWAPSRSCGQSPGDAADGP encoded by the coding sequence GTGAGCGTGGCGACGTGGGCGGAACACGACGGGGTGCCCGTGCTGCATCTGACCGGCCTGGAAGCGCTGGGGGGCGTCCGGGCCATCTTCACGGGACGGCGCGGCGGCGTCAGCCAACGCTGGGGCGGCGGGCTCAACTGGAGCCTGAGCGTAGGGGACCGGCCGGAAGACGTGCGGGAGAACCGGCGCCGGACCCTGGCCATCCTGGGGCTGGCCCCCGGGTCGGCCTTCATGGGCGGCCTGGTGCACGGCAACCGGGTGGTGGCCGTCCGGGCCGACGGCTGCGACCCCACGGACGATAGTCGGAACCGCGCCGACGACGTGCGGGTGATCCCCGGCGCCGACGGTCTGATCACCGACCGGCAGGGCATCGCCCTGGTCATCACCGCGGCGGACTGCGTGCCGGTCTACCTGTACGACCCCGTCCGCCGGGTGATCGGTGTGGTCCACGCCGGGTGGCGGGGCACCGTCGCGGGCGTCGCCGCCGAGGCGGTCCGGGCCATGCGCGAACACTACGGCTGTGATCCGGCCGACATCCACGCCGCCATCGGCCCCTCCATCGGCCCCTGCTGCTACGAGGTGGACGAGGCGGTGGCGGGGCCGGTCAGGCAGCACTTCGGCGATGGGGCGGAGGGCCTGCTCCGGCCGTCGGCCCGGGCGGGGCGCCACATGCTGGATCTCTGGGCCGCCAACCGGCTGGATCTCACGTCCGCCGGGGTGGGACAGGTCCACGTAGCCGGTGCCTGCACCGCCTGCCAGCGCGACCGGTTCTTCAGCCATCGGGCGGAGGCCGGCGGCGCAGGCCGCGGCGCGGCCATCATCCTCCTGTCCCAGTCGGTGAAGGGAGGGTCCCCATGGGCACCGTCACGCAGCTGCGGCCAAAGCCCC
- a CDS encoding cell division protein FtsQ/DivIB — translation MTTSAVPMKGKGSARARSRWGFVLALAVLLGICLFAAYRSALFRLERVQIGGNERLSQAEVMAIAGVMPGDLKWEVTAERVRQRLLADPWVESAGVTWRGNALVITVTEREPLALLQYHGRFYLVLDAEGRVLGQRLLEEGERLPVVSGVTVERALRGDVLDDLGLKDALTLLWWTGEPLLEQLSEVHVRADRYLRLYLTGGTTVEVGVLPDDAAAREDHIQTQLRGLLDQLDRVPASARGRCQIDLRVYGKVLAQGCQ, via the coding sequence GTGACGACGAGCGCGGTGCCGATGAAGGGGAAGGGCTCGGCGCGGGCGCGCAGCCGGTGGGGCTTTGTGCTGGCCCTCGCGGTGCTGCTGGGCATCTGCCTGTTCGCCGCCTACCGCTCGGCCCTCTTCCGGCTGGAGCGGGTCCAGATCGGCGGAAATGAGCGGCTGAGCCAGGCCGAGGTGATGGCGATCGCCGGCGTCATGCCCGGCGACCTGAAGTGGGAGGTGACCGCCGAGCGCGTTCGGCAGCGGCTCCTGGCCGACCCCTGGGTGGAGTCGGCCGGCGTGACCTGGCGGGGCAACGCGCTGGTCATCACGGTGACGGAGCGGGAGCCGCTGGCCCTGCTCCAGTACCACGGCCGCTTCTACCTCGTGCTGGACGCCGAGGGGCGCGTCCTCGGCCAGCGGCTGCTGGAGGAAGGAGAACGGCTGCCGGTGGTGAGCGGGGTGACGGTGGAGCGCGCCCTGCGGGGGGACGTGCTGGACGACCTGGGCCTGAAGGACGCGCTCACCCTGCTCTGGTGGACGGGGGAGCCGCTGCTGGAGCAGTTGTCGGAAGTGCACGTGCGCGCGGACCGGTACCTGCGGCTCTACCTCACCGGCGGCACCACGGTGGAGGTCGGCGTGCTGCCGGACGATGCCGCGGCCCGGGAGGATCACATCCAGACCCAGCTCCGGGGCCTGTTGGATCAGCTGGACCGGGTGCCGGCGTCGGCCCGCGGCCGGTGCCAGATCGACCTGCGGGTCTACGGCAAGGTGCTGGCTCAGGGTTGCCAGTAA
- the ftsA gene encoding cell division protein FtsA, with the protein MAENLVLGLDAGSTHVAAALAEAPEGGEPRVIGVGLVPSAGVYRGLISDLSAAARAMRKAAEAACAMAGRPQVNRAVISISGAHLRSEVGAAAVAVPRPAAGVTPELVRRVLDAAAEAVEPSAGRERVHVIPRSYQLDGSVPLRDPTGLCGRTLAAEVQVVTGDALHVQNHLRAASQAGFEVADYLVAVRAAGEAVLTPEEREEGVLLLDIGGGTTGVAVYELGHLFHLAVLPVGGDHITHDLATVLRIPVETAERLKRERGWAAPRLAGDGTVTLPTPSGLNTYEVSEKYVAEIIGSRVEEILQMAAAAVKRSGYAGLFPAGLVLTGGGSRLRGLAGYAGDCLSLKSRIGTPADSLAAEPELAAAAGLALWGVRAAPAAAEGGEPSEPATDAAEARPARAGRLRDWLKALFH; encoded by the coding sequence GTGGCGGAGAACCTGGTTCTGGGTCTAGATGCCGGCAGCACCCACGTGGCGGCCGCCCTGGCCGAGGCGCCGGAGGGCGGGGAGCCGCGGGTGATCGGCGTCGGGCTCGTCCCTTCGGCCGGGGTCTACCGGGGGCTGATCAGCGACCTGAGCGCGGCGGCGCGGGCGATGCGGAAGGCCGCAGAGGCCGCCTGTGCGATGGCCGGTCGGCCGCAGGTGAACCGGGCCGTCATCTCCATCTCCGGCGCCCACCTCCGCTCCGAGGTCGGGGCAGCGGCCGTGGCCGTCCCCCGGCCGGCAGCGGGCGTGACGCCCGAACTGGTCCGCCGGGTCCTCGATGCCGCCGCGGAGGCGGTGGAGCCCAGCGCGGGCCGGGAGCGGGTACACGTGATTCCGCGCAGCTACCAGCTGGACGGCAGCGTGCCGCTGCGGGATCCTACGGGCCTCTGTGGGCGCACCCTCGCCGCCGAGGTCCAGGTGGTGACCGGCGACGCGCTGCACGTGCAGAATCACCTGCGGGCCGCCAGCCAGGCGGGCTTTGAGGTGGCGGACTACCTGGTGGCGGTGCGGGCGGCCGGCGAGGCGGTGCTGACCCCGGAGGAGCGGGAGGAGGGCGTCCTGCTGCTGGATATCGGCGGCGGCACCACCGGCGTCGCGGTGTACGAGCTGGGACATCTCTTCCACCTGGCGGTCCTGCCCGTCGGTGGCGACCATATCACCCACGACCTGGCGACCGTGCTCCGCATTCCGGTGGAGACGGCCGAGCGGCTGAAGCGGGAGCGGGGCTGGGCGGCTCCCCGCCTGGCGGGGGACGGCACCGTGACCCTGCCCACCCCGTCCGGGCTGAACACCTACGAAGTCAGCGAGAAATACGTGGCTGAGATCATCGGCTCGCGGGTGGAGGAAATCCTCCAGATGGCGGCGGCAGCGGTGAAGCGTTCGGGCTACGCCGGGCTGTTCCCCGCCGGGCTGGTGCTCACAGGCGGCGGAAGCCGCCTGCGCGGGCTGGCCGGCTATGCCGGCGATTGCCTGAGCCTGAAGAGCCGAATCGGCACACCGGCCGACTCCCTGGCCGCCGAGCCCGAACTGGCTGCGGCGGCCGGGCTGGCACTGTGGGGCGTGCGGGCCGCGCCGGCGGCCGCGGAGGGCGGGGAGCCCAGCGAACCCGCAACGGATGCGGCCGAGGCGAGGCCGGCGCGAGCAGGACGGTTACGGGACTGGCTGAAAGCCCTGTTCCACTAG
- the ftsZ gene encoding cell division protein FtsZ, translating to MNDYEPGFEQLACIKVIGVGGGGNNAVNRMISAGLQGVEFIAVNTDAQALKSAQAPTRLQIGAKLTKGLGAGADPEIGNRAAEESREEIAAALRGADMVFVTAGMGGGTGTGAAPVVAEIAKELGALTVGVVTRPFTFEGKKRAMQADKGIQNLRQKVDTLITIPNDRLLQVVDKKTSLMEAFRVADDVLRQGVQGISDLIAVPGLINLDFADVRTIMSNTGSALMGIGVGRGESRAADAARAAISSPLLETTIDGAKGVLLNITGGPDLGLMEVNEAAEIIAQAADPEATIIFGAVIDESIQDEIRVTVIATGFGDGDFPAWGRRRAGQNAVGEVKPMVDELDIPAFLRRKPQ from the coding sequence GTGAACGATTATGAGCCGGGGTTTGAGCAGTTAGCCTGTATCAAGGTCATCGGCGTTGGTGGCGGCGGCAACAACGCGGTCAACCGCATGATTTCGGCCGGCCTCCAGGGCGTTGAGTTCATCGCCGTCAACACGGATGCCCAGGCCCTGAAGAGCGCGCAGGCCCCGACGCGGCTGCAGATCGGCGCCAAGTTGACCAAGGGGCTGGGGGCCGGGGCCGACCCGGAAATCGGCAACCGCGCCGCCGAGGAAAGCCGTGAGGAGATTGCCGCCGCGCTGCGCGGCGCCGACATGGTCTTCGTGACCGCCGGCATGGGCGGCGGCACGGGCACCGGCGCGGCGCCCGTGGTCGCGGAGATCGCCAAGGAGCTGGGCGCGCTCACGGTCGGCGTGGTGACCAGGCCGTTCACCTTCGAGGGCAAGAAGCGGGCCATGCAGGCCGACAAGGGCATCCAGAACCTGCGGCAGAAGGTCGACACCCTGATCACCATCCCCAACGACCGGCTGCTGCAGGTGGTGGACAAGAAGACCAGCCTGATGGAGGCCTTCCGGGTGGCCGACGACGTGCTGCGCCAGGGCGTGCAGGGCATCTCCGACCTGATCGCGGTGCCCGGGCTGATCAACCTGGACTTCGCCGACGTGCGCACGATCATGTCCAACACCGGCTCGGCCCTGATGGGCATTGGCGTGGGCCGGGGTGAGTCCCGCGCCGCGGACGCCGCCCGGGCCGCCATCTCCAGCCCGCTGCTGGAGACGACCATCGACGGCGCCAAGGGCGTGCTGCTCAACATCACCGGCGGTCCGGACCTCGGGCTGATGGAGGTCAACGAGGCCGCGGAGATCATCGCCCAGGCCGCCGACCCCGAGGCGACGATCATCTTTGGCGCGGTCATCGACGAGTCGATCCAGGACGAGATCCGGGTCACGGTCATCGCAACCGGCTTTGGCGACGGCGACTTCCCCGCCTGGGGCCGCCGGCGCGCCGGCCAGAACGCCGTGGGCGAGGTCAAGCCCATGGTGGACGAGCTGGACATCCCGGCCTTCCTGCGCCGTAAGCCGCAGTAA
- a CDS encoding DUF881 domain-containing protein translates to MSAQMRRVPWATALVGVALGLMLSMQFKVQRQVALADLAAVQRTEELVAQLAAAEALRDELAAEVEALRQQQLISVKTQNEYQALAERLEQAQIHAGLLPLTGPGVTVVMADSVLPVTPGENANNFIIHDEDVLRVINELRAAGAEAIAINGQRVTSRTEIRCMGPVVTINGVRTAPPLNIVAIGNPDELERAIMMKGGVAESLKYWGIQITVKKETSVRVPAYTASLRLNYAQPALEEVAP, encoded by the coding sequence ATGTCCGCACAGATGAGGAGGGTTCCCTGGGCGACGGCCCTGGTCGGGGTCGCCCTCGGACTTATGCTTTCGATGCAGTTCAAGGTGCAGCGCCAGGTGGCCCTGGCCGACCTGGCCGCGGTGCAGCGCACGGAGGAGCTGGTGGCCCAGCTGGCCGCCGCTGAGGCCCTGCGGGACGAGCTGGCCGCGGAGGTCGAGGCGCTGCGGCAGCAGCAGCTGATCTCGGTGAAGACCCAGAACGAGTACCAGGCCCTGGCGGAGCGGCTGGAGCAGGCGCAGATCCACGCCGGGCTCCTGCCCCTGACCGGTCCGGGCGTGACCGTGGTCATGGCCGACTCGGTGCTGCCGGTGACGCCGGGCGAGAACGCCAACAACTTCATCATCCACGACGAGGACGTGCTCCGGGTGATCAACGAGCTGCGGGCGGCCGGCGCCGAGGCCATCGCGATCAACGGGCAGCGGGTGACCAGCCGGACCGAGATCCGCTGCATGGGTCCGGTCGTCACCATCAACGGCGTGCGCACCGCGCCGCCGCTCAACATCGTCGCCATCGGCAACCCGGACGAGCTGGAGCGGGCGATCATGATGAAGGGCGGGGTGGCCGAGTCGCTGAAGTACTGGGGCATTCAGATCACCGTGAAGAAGGAGACCTCGGTGCGGGTGCCCGCCTACACCGCGTCGCTCCGGCTGAACTACGCCCAGCCGGCCCTGGAGGAGGTCGCACCCTGA
- the sigG gene encoding RNA polymerase sporulation sigma factor SigG: MMINKVEIPGVNTAKLPVLTNAQMRELFVRMRSGEKAARDELITGNLRLVLSVIQRFNNRGEYVDDLFQVGCIGLMKAIDNFDLGQNVKFSTYAVPMIIGEIRRYLRDNNPIRVSRSLRDIAYKALQVRDALVNRLSREPTVQEIADELGLPLEEIVYALDSIQEPVSLFEPLYNDGGDPIYVMDQVSDESQQDSQWLEGISIRQALHRLNERERLILTLRFFEGKTQMEVAEEIGISQAQVSRLEKAALSHMRKYV, from the coding sequence ATGATGATCAACAAAGTGGAGATCCCCGGGGTCAACACCGCCAAGCTTCCGGTCCTGACCAACGCCCAGATGCGGGAGCTCTTCGTCCGGATGCGAAGCGGTGAGAAGGCGGCCCGCGACGAGCTGATCACCGGCAACCTGCGCCTGGTGCTCAGCGTCATCCAGCGGTTCAACAACCGCGGGGAGTACGTCGACGACCTGTTCCAGGTGGGCTGCATTGGCCTGATGAAAGCCATTGACAACTTCGACCTGGGGCAGAACGTCAAGTTCAGCACCTACGCCGTGCCGATGATCATCGGCGAGATCCGGCGGTACCTGCGGGACAACAACCCGATCCGGGTGAGCCGCTCGCTGCGGGACATCGCCTACAAGGCCCTGCAGGTGCGGGACGCGCTGGTCAACCGGCTCTCTCGGGAACCGACGGTGCAGGAGATCGCCGACGAACTGGGGCTTCCCCTGGAAGAGATCGTCTATGCGCTGGACTCGATCCAGGAGCCGGTGTCGCTCTTCGAGCCCCTCTACAATGACGGGGGCGACCCCATCTACGTCATGGACCAGGTGAGCGACGAATCGCAGCAGGACTCGCAGTGGCTCGAGGGCATCAGTATCCGCCAGGCCCTGCACCGGCTGAACGAGCGGGAGAGGCTCATTCTGACGCTCCGATTCTTCGAGGGAAAGACGCAGATGGAGGTGGCAGAGGAGATCGGCATCTCCCAGGCGCAAGTGAGCCGTCTGGAGAAGGCTGCGCTGTCCCACATGCGCAAGTACGTATAG
- a CDS encoding small basic family protein: protein MWIIIVGFIAGILIGIFSPFTLPVAYARYLSIAVLAALDTSFGGLRASLEGTYDNAIFITGFFTNTLLAAGLVYLGDRIGVDNLYLAGVVAMGIRMFQNLGIIRRLILQRWGFFHRDEETLQHHGLQD, encoded by the coding sequence ATGTGGATCATCATCGTGGGCTTCATCGCCGGAATCCTGATCGGCATCTTCTCGCCGTTCACGCTGCCGGTCGCGTACGCACGGTACCTCTCCATCGCCGTGCTGGCCGCCCTGGACACCTCCTTCGGCGGGCTGCGGGCCAGCCTGGAAGGCACCTATGACAACGCCATCTTCATCACGGGCTTCTTTACCAACACCCTGCTGGCCGCCGGACTGGTGTACCTGGGGGACCGCATCGGCGTCGACAACCTCTACCTGGCCGGCGTGGTGGCCATGGGCATCCGGATGTTCCAGAACCTGGGCATCATCCGCCGGTTGATCCTGCAGCGGTGGGGGTTCTTCCACCGGGACGAGGAGACGCTCCAGCACCACGGCCTCCAGGACTGA
- the sigE gene encoding RNA polymerase sporulation sigma factor SigE, whose protein sequence is MYTFVRRQILALQGALFRVSTRVLRWLAARGLVRPRAIYYVGSSEALPPPLTGEEEAALLQRLTQGDESVKNTLIERNLRLVVYIARKFDNTGIWVEDLVSIGTIGLIKAVKTFDPSKRIKLATYASKCIENEILMYLRRASRTRSEVSFDEPLNKDWEGNELLLSDVMGTDSDITYRGLEEEVDRMLLRKAMAKLTGREKRIMELRFGLVDGRERTQKEVADLLGISQSYISRLEKRIFKRLKKEILRME, encoded by the coding sequence ATGTACACGTTCGTTAGGAGACAGATACTGGCGCTTCAGGGGGCCCTCTTCCGGGTGTCCACCCGCGTGCTGCGCTGGCTGGCGGCCAGGGGGCTGGTCCGGCCCAGGGCGATCTACTACGTCGGCTCCAGCGAGGCGCTGCCTCCGCCGCTCACCGGCGAGGAGGAGGCGGCCCTGCTGCAGCGCCTCACCCAGGGCGACGAGAGCGTCAAGAACACCCTCATCGAGCGGAACCTGCGACTCGTGGTCTACATCGCCCGCAAGTTCGACAACACCGGCATCTGGGTGGAGGACCTGGTCTCCATCGGCACCATCGGCCTCATCAAGGCGGTGAAGACCTTCGATCCCTCCAAGCGGATCAAGCTGGCCACGTACGCTTCGAAATGCATTGAAAATGAAATCTTAATGTATTTACGCCGGGCGTCCCGCACCCGGAGCGAGGTGTCCTTTGACGAGCCGCTCAACAAGGACTGGGAGGGAAACGAACTGCTCCTTTCCGACGTCATGGGCACCGACAGCGACATCACTTACCGGGGCCTGGAGGAGGAGGTCGACCGGATGCTTCTCCGCAAGGCGATGGCCAAGCTGACCGGGCGGGAGAAGCGGATCATGGAGCTGCGGTTCGGCCTCGTCGATGGGCGCGAGCGTACCCAGAAGGAGGTGGCCGACCTGCTGGGGATCTCGCAGAGCTACATCTCCCGGCTGGAAAAGCGGATCTTCAAGCGTTTGAAAAAGGAAATCCTGCGCATGGAATGA
- the spoIIR gene encoding stage II sporulation protein R — MNRKLITGWLLIVLGLGQAGGGVLLAAAARAEDAALADPNLVRIHVIAHSDSPEEQALKLAVRDAVLDRLRPALSGARSRAEAEARIAVLLPELEQAARAVAAAWGAAHPVRAELGTYAFPGKGYGDLYLPAGRYRALRILIGDAAGANFWCLVYPSFCYTIREVQVPPTEAVGTTLPEGCADGCAGSCTGRYPEPWAEGCPGICTAGCVSPL; from the coding sequence ATGAACCGGAAGCTGATCACCGGCTGGCTGCTGATCGTCCTGGGCCTCGGGCAGGCCGGCGGCGGCGTGCTCCTGGCGGCGGCCGCACGGGCGGAGGACGCGGCGCTGGCCGATCCGAATCTGGTGCGCATCCACGTGATCGCGCACAGCGATTCCCCGGAGGAGCAGGCGCTGAAGCTGGCGGTGCGCGACGCGGTGCTGGACCGGCTGCGCCCGGCCCTCTCCGGTGCCCGGAGCCGTGCGGAGGCGGAGGCCCGGATCGCGGTCTTGCTGCCGGAGCTGGAGCAGGCCGCCAGGGCGGTGGCGGCGGCGTGGGGCGCGGCCCACCCCGTGCGGGCCGAGCTGGGCACCTACGCCTTCCCCGGCAAGGGGTACGGCGACCTGTACCTGCCCGCCGGGCGGTACCGGGCCCTTCGCATCCTGATCGGCGACGCCGCCGGCGCCAACTTCTGGTGCCTGGTCTATCCGTCCTTCTGCTACACCATCCGCGAGGTGCAGGTCCCTCCAACGGAAGCGGTGGGAACCACCCTCCCGGAGGGATGCGCGGACGGGTGCGCCGGGTCATGCACCGGTCGATATCCCGAGCCGTGGGCCGAAGGCTGTCCCGGGATCTGCACGGCCGGGTGCGTCAGCCCCCTGTAG